The genomic region CCGCCCCGTCCATCAGCCAGAACGCCGACAGCGCGACCAGGAAGCGCACCCCGAAGCTCACCACTACGCCCAGCCCCACCGACACGAGGAAGGCCAGCCAGGTCCAGGGAGAGCGCGGCATCGCGAGATCGAAGGCCAGCGCCCCCAGCACCATCGGCACGATCCCGCGCCCCAGCAGATGGAACGCCGCCCTGCCCAGGTCCCCCGCCAGCCACCACAGCTGCAGATCGGCGGGCCGGTACAGATCGACCGCGACGTCACCCGTCCGGATCCGCTCCATGAGCTCGTCCTCGAAGCCGCCGCCCATCATCGCGCAGGTCATCAGCAGGGCCTGACCCAGCCACACATAGGTCAGCGCCTGCGACATGTCGTAGCCGCCGAGCTGCGGCCTCTCGTCCCACAGGGCGATGTAGGTGTACGCCATGATGAAGCCGAAGACGGTGTTGGTGAACACCCCCGCGAGCGTCGCCACCCGATAGGTGGCATACCGCCGGAACCCACCGGCCGCCACCACGGCATAGAGCCGCACCTCGCCCCCCTCGATCCGCCAAAGCGCACGACGTTAGTCCACGGCGCTCGGCCGCCGCGACCCCATTTTCCGTGGAGGGATCCGAGGGTAATCCGTCCGAAAAGTGCACTATAGGAAAATCATCCGTAGTCGAGGAGCCTCCACAGTCATGAGCCAAGAGCCACCGCAGCACGGCGGAGACCCTGGTCAGCAGGGCCCCGAGGGCTGGGCCCCCCGAGACCCCTCGGCCGCGGCCCCCACCTCCGACTCCCACCACCCGAACGGCGCACAGGAACCCGAGGGGCGCAAAAGACGCCCCAAGCGGCCCAAGCGCACCGGCTGGCGCCGCGCCGTCCCCACCTGGCGCATGACCCTCGGCGGCGTACTCCTCCTCGCGCTGCTCCTCGTCGGCGGATTCATCGCCGGCTACCAGCTCATCGACATCCCCGCCGCCAACGCCGCAGCGACCGCGCAGGCCAACGTCTACGTGTACGCGGACGGGAAGACCGTCATCGCCCGCGACGGCGAGATCAACCGCGAGAAGATCCCGCTCGACCGCATCCCCCCCACCATCCAGCACGCCGTACTCGCCGCCGAGGACCGGGACTTCTACTCCGAGGACGCCATCGACATCAAGGCCACCCTGCGCGCCGGCTGGAACACCGTCACCGGCAAGGGCAGGCAGGGCGGTTCCACCATCACCCAGCAGTACGTCAAGAACTACTACCTCGGCCAGGAACAGACCCTCATCCGCAAGGCCAAGGAATTCTTCATCTCCATCAAGCTCGACCGCGAACAGAGCAAGGACGAGATCCTCG from Streptomyces sp. QL37 harbors:
- a CDS encoding ABC-2 family transporter protein gives rise to the protein MRLYAVVAAGGFRRYATYRVATLAGVFTNTVFGFIMAYTYIALWDERPQLGGYDMSQALTYVWLGQALLMTCAMMGGGFEDELMERIRTGDVAVDLYRPADLQLWWLAGDLGRAAFHLLGRGIVPMVLGALAFDLAMPRSPWTWLAFLVSVGLGVVVSFGVRFLVALSAFWLMDGAGAMQIAWLAGLFFSGMMLPLTLFPGWLGDVARVLPWSSLLQVPADVFLGTYAGWDVLRAYAFQAGWAVVLLLVGRLLQSVATRRVVVQGG